A genome region from Magnetococcales bacterium includes the following:
- a CDS encoding tetratricopeptide repeat protein, producing the protein MAQGMVDAAIASIRHALMLKPDHAQSHNNLGNALLKKGELAQAATSYRQAIKLKPDYTKAHYNLGNALQDQGLAGEAVASYRQALALQPDFTDAHSNLLHVLHYDTTDPEPLFQEHRQWQRQQIGPDILPMSHHPNDPHPDKLLRVGLVSGDLRGHSVSYFLAAPLAALDGEQVQIHAYATAPGEDATTQHLKSMTSSWQNIAALSDHQARELIQRDGIDILVDLSGHTGTPRLKLFAAKPAPVQVNWLGYPDTTGLDAMDYRFTDAIADPPGVSDQWASEKLIRLPNGFHCYHSPREAPDITPPLQRSWPHHLSQFQQPGQNHPPGDPNLEHHSQSGSHCPADLILKNSATTCPEVRSRYQKLFEEGGVAWERIQLISWAESTFPHLSQYGEGDIALAPFPYNGVTTTCEAMWMGLPVVTLLGECHAGRVAGSLIGRVGLPSLVATSIEGNIDIAVELANNPTQLEEMRSGLREKMWNSPLCDGQGFSRDLEQTFRSLWQEWCNKSQETDNTQYITGTS; encoded by the coding sequence TTGGCCCAAGGAATGGTGGATGCCGCCATCGCCAGCATTCGCCACGCCCTGATGCTGAAACCCGACCATGCCCAGAGCCACAACAATCTCGGCAACGCCCTGCTGAAAAAAGGGGAGCTGGCCCAGGCGGCCACCAGCTATCGTCAGGCGATCAAGCTGAAGCCGGACTATACCAAAGCCCACTATAACCTGGGCAACGCCCTCCAGGATCAGGGGCTGGCGGGAGAAGCGGTGGCCAGCTACCGCCAGGCCTTGGCGCTCCAGCCTGATTTTACCGATGCCCACTCCAATCTCCTCCACGTGCTTCACTACGACACCACGGATCCCGAGCCACTTTTTCAGGAACATCGGCAGTGGCAGCGACAGCAGATCGGCCCTGATATCCTCCCCATGAGCCACCACCCCAATGATCCCCACCCCGATAAACTTCTCAGGGTGGGGCTGGTCTCCGGAGATTTGCGCGGCCATTCAGTGAGCTATTTTTTGGCAGCCCCCCTGGCCGCTCTCGATGGGGAGCAAGTTCAAATCCACGCCTATGCCACCGCCCCCGGGGAAGACGCTACCACCCAACACCTTAAATCGATGACCTCCAGCTGGCAGAACATCGCTGCTCTTTCAGATCACCAAGCCCGGGAGCTGATTCAACGGGACGGTATTGATATTTTAGTGGATCTATCCGGCCATACCGGCACCCCCCGTCTGAAGCTCTTTGCCGCCAAGCCCGCCCCCGTTCAGGTAAACTGGCTCGGTTATCCTGATACCACAGGGCTTGATGCCATGGACTATCGCTTCACCGACGCCATTGCCGACCCTCCCGGGGTGTCCGATCAATGGGCCAGTGAAAAACTGATCCGCCTCCCCAACGGCTTTCACTGCTATCACTCCCCCCGGGAAGCCCCGGATATCACTCCCCCCCTCCAAAGGAGTTGGCCGCATCACCTTTCTCAGTTTCAACAGCCTGGCCAAAATCACCCCCCGGGTGATCCAAACCTGGAGCACCATTCTCAATCGGGTTCCCACTGCCCGGCTGATCTGATCTTAAAAAACAGCGCGACGACTTGTCCTGAGGTACGAAGTCGTTATCAAAAGCTCTTCGAAGAAGGAGGCGTTGCCTGGGAGCGGATTCAGTTGATCTCCTGGGCGGAATCCACCTTTCCCCATCTGAGCCAATATGGTGAAGGGGATATCGCTCTGGCCCCCTTCCCCTATAATGGTGTCACTACCACCTGTGAGGCGATGTGGATGGGGCTTCCGGTAGTGACTCTACTGGGGGAATGCCATGCCGGGCGGGTTGCTGGCAGCTTGATCGGTCGGGTGGGACTACCCTCCCTGGTGGCGACAAGCATCGAAGGGAATATCGACATCGCGGTAGAACTTGCCAACAATCCCACCCAGCTGGAAGAGATGCGATCCGGACTACGTGAAAAAATGTGGAACTCCCCCCTCTGTGATGGGCAGGGGTTTTCCCGGGATCTGGAACAGACGTTCCGCTCTCTATGGCAGGAATGGTGCAATAAATCCCAAGAAACAGATAACACGCAGTACATAACAGGAACTTCATAA
- a CDS encoding LemA family protein, giving the protein MEFISLLSDHLNLIILLLAGFFGVRLFNRLVRLNNYCKNAFSQIDVQLKRRHDLIPNLVESAKAYLKHEQKTLEAVISARNRASSALKKSGSSPTSESMKGVMGAEAMLGQALGGLFAVMENYPDLKADQTMDRLMEELTATENRIAFARQAFNDAATDFNTQRETFPDLILVRLFNFKESPLWEISDDNERRSASVSFDR; this is encoded by the coding sequence ATGGAATTTATCTCGTTATTGAGCGATCACCTCAATCTGATCATTCTTCTCTTGGCCGGTTTTTTCGGCGTTCGTCTTTTTAATCGGCTGGTGCGACTCAACAACTATTGCAAGAATGCCTTTTCCCAAATCGATGTCCAGCTCAAAAGACGCCACGACCTGATTCCGAATTTGGTGGAGAGCGCCAAGGCCTATCTGAAACACGAGCAGAAGACTCTGGAAGCGGTGATTTCAGCCCGCAACAGGGCCAGCTCCGCCCTGAAAAAATCGGGCTCTTCCCCCACCAGCGAATCCATGAAAGGGGTGATGGGGGCGGAAGCGATGCTGGGGCAGGCTTTGGGGGGGCTCTTTGCGGTGATGGAAAACTATCCCGACCTCAAGGCTGATCAGACCATGGACCGCCTGATGGAGGAGTTGACCGCCACTGAAAATCGTATCGCCTTTGCCCGTCAGGCCTTCAACGATGCCGCGACCGATTTTAACACCCAGCGGGAAACCTTTCCGGATCTGATCCTGGTGCGCCTGTTCAACTTTAAGGAATCCCCCTTGTGGGAGATCTCCGACGATAATGAACGCCGGTCAGCATCCGTCTCTTTTGATCGCTGA
- a CDS encoding YheU family protein, with protein sequence MDIPPDRLSPEVLQGIIEEFINREGTDYGMSEVSLETKIAQILVQIDRGEVVIRYDERTQSCNLLPQCK encoded by the coding sequence ATGGATATTCCGCCGGATCGTTTGAGCCCGGAGGTGTTGCAGGGAATTATTGAAGAGTTTATCAACCGGGAGGGGACCGATTATGGGATGTCTGAAGTTTCCTTGGAGACCAAGATTGCGCAAATATTGGTGCAGATTGATCGAGGGGAGGTGGTGATTCGTTACGATGAGCGGACACAAAGTTGTAACCTTTTGCCACAGTGTAAATAG
- a CDS encoding tetratricopeptide repeat protein — MATQRSLTLPEALKLAQSHHRAGRLQQAEGIYRQILKAKPNHPDANFLMGSLAIQMSNNAAAVGWLQKTLQSKPQFANAHYNLGNALTALGRFKEAVTAFQKVIDLKPDHLEAHINLGSAYRELKRPAKAVESFQQALQPTPTWGRSTIAWAAPSRIRASSIRLWPAYRPPSP, encoded by the coding sequence GTGGCGACTCAACGCTCTCTCACCCTCCCCGAAGCCCTGAAACTGGCCCAGAGCCACCATCGGGCAGGACGGCTGCAACAGGCGGAAGGCATCTATCGACAGATATTAAAGGCGAAGCCCAACCATCCCGACGCCAATTTTTTAATGGGTTCCCTCGCCATTCAGATGAGCAACAACGCGGCTGCGGTTGGATGGCTGCAAAAAACCCTGCAATCCAAGCCCCAATTTGCCAATGCCCACTATAATCTGGGCAACGCCCTCACCGCTCTGGGCCGATTCAAAGAGGCCGTAACCGCTTTTCAAAAGGTGATCGACCTCAAGCCTGACCACCTGGAAGCCCACATCAATCTGGGCAGCGCCTATCGAGAGCTGAAACGCCCGGCCAAGGCGGTGGAGAGCTTCCAACAGGCGCTCCAACCAACCCCCACATGGGGGAGATCCACTATAGCCTGGGCTGCGCCCTCCAGGATCAGGGCAAGCTCGATCAGGCTATGGCCAGCTTACAGACCGCCCTCTCCCTGA
- a CDS encoding TIGR00266 family protein — translation MTCPKCGTRQEKSPECLQCGIVVDKYLKRRNATDSPWARAASVGRVPTGLTMDEIDYRIFGSETQFLEVELDPGESAVAEAGSLMYKSPLVEMETVFGDASQKSAMDGVWGKMMGAGKRLITGEGLFTTVFTHQGRGGKAHVAFAAPFPGTIIPVNLPDYGGHLICQKDSFLCGAKGVSIGIFFQRRILTGLFGGEGFIMQKLEGDGLVFLHAGGTVLERQLEAGESLHVDTGCVVAFDRTVSFDLEMVRGVKSMFFGGEGLFFARLTGPGTVWMQSMPFSRLAGRMLSGASSSSSQGEGNLLGTLGNLMD, via the coding sequence ATGACCTGTCCCAAGTGTGGCACCCGGCAGGAGAAGAGCCCGGAGTGTTTGCAGTGCGGTATCGTGGTGGATAAATATCTCAAACGCCGGAATGCCACCGACTCCCCCTGGGCTCGGGCAGCCAGTGTCGGCAGGGTGCCCACCGGTTTGACCATGGATGAGATCGACTATCGGATATTTGGCTCTGAAACCCAGTTTTTGGAGGTGGAGCTGGATCCCGGGGAGAGTGCTGTCGCCGAGGCGGGCTCCCTGATGTACAAATCCCCCCTGGTGGAAATGGAAACAGTGTTCGGGGATGCCTCCCAAAAGAGCGCCATGGATGGGGTGTGGGGCAAAATGATGGGAGCGGGCAAGCGGCTTATTACCGGAGAGGGGCTTTTTACTACGGTCTTTACCCACCAAGGGCGGGGCGGTAAGGCCCACGTCGCCTTTGCAGCCCCTTTTCCCGGCACCATCATTCCGGTCAATCTGCCTGACTATGGCGGCCACCTGATCTGCCAGAAGGATAGCTTTCTCTGCGGGGCCAAAGGGGTCTCCATCGGCATTTTTTTTCAGCGCCGGATTCTGACCGGGCTCTTTGGTGGGGAGGGGTTTATCATGCAAAAGCTGGAGGGGGATGGTTTGGTCTTTCTCCATGCAGGTGGCACGGTGTTGGAGCGACAGCTGGAAGCGGGGGAGAGCCTTCATGTGGATACCGGTTGTGTGGTGGCTTTTGATCGGACGGTCTCTTTCGATCTGGAGATGGTGCGGGGAGTGAAGTCGATGTTTTTTGGTGGAGAGGGACTCTTTTTTGCACGGCTGACAGGGCCTGGTACGGTCTGGATGCAATCCATGCCTTTCTCCCGGCTGGCGGGGCGGATGCTCTCCGGCGCCTCTTCCTCCTCCAGCCAGGGGGAAGGAAATTTGTTGGGTACCTTGGGTAACCTGATGGATTGA
- a CDS encoding M48 family metallopeptidase, translating to MAPPTPTRFFNRQANARRRTLLLLVYFPLAILFVIAAINGIYILSTIFTMEWIYADQPALSPYRDSRMQLVNFAAIALILGGSLYKLRQLSKGGRVVAEAMGAVRVEPGSANVDQRRLINVVEEMAIASRLPVPGIYILEGHQGINAFAAGFTPRDAVVVVTDGALELLTRDELQGVMAHEIAHIVNGDMRLNTRMIGLLHGIQLVSILGSRMVESAAKGVMGEPLGVRDLPAKSPQVMIGLIIFGYLIWFFGYIGLFFSQLVQSAVSRQREHLADASAVQFTRNPEGLARALMKIGGLSAGSRVHAARAREASHLFFGDIRPRSFVSWTATHPPLEQRVRLLDPSFDGQFPKLLSGEWYGPQSRPGVWPGKDQKNKAKAGPDTLEMAAMVGGLAVARQLLLSLPRPLLRRVHNPPAARGMIYALLMDHTPKVRREQLALIAGAEGDQRSAEVDQLAQKLVGISQEGRMVMADLAPTALANLPQAERDRVRGVVKKLIHADQKVTLFEYTLEKILDRTLAPSIFQDPLPSRRLYSFRRVGEQVAVLLSVMARLKGRKGEAPEQGFATGLERLGGYLPLTLLPRERCTLAEVDQALEQLLALGNEFRVTLVEALASTALEGEAPPNIRQIYLMRAICAYLDCPFPHRLVEGAPPTPVVENTPPPASSAEKSSSPASTAEKVSPSAT from the coding sequence ATGGCCCCACCGACTCCCACCCGTTTTTTTAATCGTCAGGCCAACGCCCGCCGCCGGACCCTGCTGCTATTGGTCTATTTTCCCCTGGCCATCCTCTTTGTCATCGCCGCCATCAACGGGATCTATATTCTCTCCACCATCTTTACCATGGAGTGGATCTATGCCGATCAACCGGCGCTGAGCCCCTATCGGGACTCCCGCATGCAGCTGGTCAACTTTGCGGCGATTGCCCTCATCCTGGGTGGCAGCCTCTACAAGCTACGGCAGCTCTCCAAGGGGGGGCGGGTGGTGGCGGAAGCGATGGGGGCGGTTCGGGTGGAGCCCGGCAGCGCCAACGTGGATCAACGCCGCCTGATCAACGTGGTGGAGGAGATGGCCATCGCCTCCCGCTTGCCGGTACCGGGGATCTATATCCTGGAGGGGCACCAGGGGATCAACGCCTTTGCCGCCGGTTTTACCCCCAGAGATGCCGTGGTGGTGGTGACCGATGGCGCTCTGGAGCTGCTCACCCGGGATGAACTGCAAGGGGTGATGGCCCACGAAATCGCCCATATCGTCAATGGCGACATGCGCCTGAATACCCGCATGATCGGACTTCTCCACGGCATCCAGCTGGTGTCGATTCTGGGAAGTCGTATGGTGGAGTCTGCTGCCAAAGGGGTCATGGGTGAGCCCCTAGGCGTGAGGGATTTGCCCGCCAAGTCCCCACAGGTGATGATCGGTTTGATCATATTTGGCTATTTGATCTGGTTTTTTGGCTATATCGGGCTGTTTTTCAGTCAATTGGTGCAGAGTGCGGTCTCTCGCCAGCGGGAGCATCTGGCGGACGCTTCAGCAGTACAGTTTACCCGCAATCCGGAAGGGCTCGCCCGGGCTCTGATGAAAATCGGTGGCCTTTCCGCAGGCTCCCGGGTTCATGCCGCCCGGGCCCGGGAGGCCAGCCACCTTTTTTTTGGCGATATTCGTCCCCGCTCCTTTGTCAGCTGGACCGCGACCCACCCCCCTCTGGAGCAGCGGGTTCGCTTGCTCGATCCCTCTTTCGATGGTCAGTTTCCGAAGCTTTTGTCGGGAGAGTGGTATGGCCCCCAGAGTCGCCCGGGTGTTTGGCCCGGGAAAGATCAGAAAAACAAAGCCAAGGCCGGTCCGGACACCTTGGAGATGGCGGCCATGGTTGGCGGGTTGGCGGTGGCCCGGCAGCTGCTTTTGTCTTTACCCAGACCCCTGTTGCGCCGGGTTCACAATCCTCCTGCCGCCCGAGGTATGATCTATGCCCTGCTGATGGATCACACCCCCAAGGTGCGTCGGGAGCAGCTGGCCTTGATTGCGGGGGCTGAAGGGGATCAACGTTCGGCGGAAGTGGATCAGCTGGCACAAAAATTGGTGGGAATCAGCCAGGAGGGACGGATGGTGATGGCGGATTTGGCACCGACCGCTCTGGCCAACCTACCCCAGGCGGAGCGGGATCGGGTGCGGGGAGTGGTAAAAAAATTGATCCATGCCGATCAAAAGGTGACCCTGTTCGAATATACCCTGGAAAAAATTCTCGACCGCACCCTGGCTCCATCGATTTTTCAGGATCCACTCCCCAGTCGCCGACTTTATTCTTTTCGCAGGGTGGGGGAGCAGGTGGCTGTTCTGCTGTCGGTGATGGCTCGCCTCAAGGGTCGAAAAGGGGAGGCGCCCGAACAGGGCTTTGCCACCGGACTTGAGCGTCTGGGGGGCTATTTGCCATTGACGCTTCTCCCCAGGGAGCGCTGTACCCTGGCGGAAGTGGATCAGGCGTTGGAGCAGCTCCTGGCTCTGGGTAACGAATTCCGGGTGACATTGGTGGAAGCTTTGGCCAGCACCGCTCTGGAGGGTGAAGCCCCTCCCAACATTCGGCAAATTTACCTCATGCGGGCCATCTGCGCCTATCTGGATTGCCCCTTTCCCCATCGCCTGGTGGAGGGGGCTCCTCCCACTCCCGTGGTTGAAAACACGCCTCCTCCTGCCAGCTCGGCTGAGAAGAGTTCCTCCCCTGCCAGTACGGCTGAGAAGGTTTCCCCATCAGCCACTTAG
- a CDS encoding tetratricopeptide repeat protein, with product MNKPATMTIPQALKKGLEHQRAGRLGEAQNIYAQVLAAQPNHPAANHLSGVAALLSGHHTLAAERLQKTLAQQPNRPGANGHLGEVLLAQGKMTEAADCFQKELALDPDHPQTLMKLGNLPSKPRSVGSRGRML from the coding sequence TTGAACAAACCCGCCACCATGACCATCCCCCAAGCTCTAAAAAAGGGCTTGGAACACCAGCGGGCCGGTCGTCTGGGAGAGGCCCAAAACATCTATGCACAAGTGTTGGCAGCCCAACCCAACCATCCCGCTGCCAACCATCTCTCCGGGGTAGCTGCCTTGCTGTCGGGCCACCACACCCTGGCAGCTGAGCGCCTTCAAAAAACCCTGGCTCAACAACCGAACCGCCCCGGAGCCAACGGCCATCTGGGGGAAGTGTTGCTGGCCCAGGGAAAGATGACCGAAGCAGCGGACTGTTTTCAAAAGGAGCTTGCCCTCGACCCGGATCATCCCCAGACCCTCATGAAACTGGGTAACCTTCCATCAAAGCCAAGGTCGGTTGGATCAAGGGGCCGCATGCTATGA
- a CDS encoding tetratricopeptide repeat protein, translating into MGEIHYSLGCALQDQGKLDQAMASLQTALSLKPHYPEALNNLGNAFLDQGDLQAATASFKPKSGSWAYVHAPAS; encoded by the coding sequence ATGGGGGAGATCCACTATAGCCTGGGCTGCGCCCTCCAGGATCAGGGCAAGCTCGATCAGGCTATGGCCAGCTTACAGACCGCCCTCTCCCTGAAACCCCACTACCCTGAAGCGTTGAACAATCTCGGCAATGCTTTTCTGGATCAAGGAGATCTGCAAGCAGCCACGGCCAGCTTTAAACCTAAATCCGGCAGTTGGGCGTACGTACATGCCCCAGCCTCTTGA
- a CDS encoding type II/IV secretion system protein has translation MEKILDVRIQSILCVPILSGPILVGIIQIYNRFDGDFVHADPWKAKIIADFLGQKFRYEMAGTSSPFEQLVLSKKIDKKRLAAVLTQAEQQEMAPSRLLTGQEDISSWDVGRSLERFYQTTWVGYDPDRDIPQDLVQGLNKKWMAHNRFVPIGGNRKLAEILIDDPSDVERILEIERHLGAHSYIFRVGLEEDIERYLSSGQVLDRSFLDELQELEKSIAKEVASLEFPKESPLDQASQESLVSRIINQLIILAKKNRGSDLHLIPQASPKPMSVKLRVDGVCQHLTTLPAILLSPTISRIKVLASLDITERRTPQDGKIFVKINGVTVEMRVAILPTVHGESAVLRFSTAAHHIDMDMLDLTPDNFSSLEKLIRTPHGLILTAGPTGSGKTTTLHALLKRLNSPDKVIWTVEDPVEIIQDGLRQVQTNSATGLDFSKVLRSLLRADPDVVMVGEMRDLETAQMAVKASLTGHLVLSTLHANSAVESITRLMDMGLDSNILADSLLGIISQRLVRLLCSNCKTSIPPTPLEFRFMNKNGLKEVLTSMGLPQSKPPLIYKASGCNQCNFSGYKKRTALYELFVNSSSLRQMIRLKESSGLLRQAVAKQGQRTMPQDGLIKMLQGKIDFQELTRVAVMDS, from the coding sequence TTGGAGAAAATTCTGGACGTCAGAATTCAATCCATTTTATGCGTTCCGATCCTCAGCGGCCCCATTCTGGTGGGCATCATCCAGATATACAACCGCTTCGACGGGGATTTTGTCCATGCAGACCCCTGGAAAGCCAAAATTATTGCCGATTTTTTAGGACAAAAATTCAGATATGAAATGGCCGGGACCAGCTCTCCCTTTGAACAACTCGTTCTAAGCAAAAAAATCGACAAAAAGCGACTGGCTGCCGTATTGACGCAAGCGGAACAGCAAGAAATGGCTCCAAGCCGCCTTTTGACTGGTCAAGAAGACATCTCCAGCTGGGATGTCGGGCGATCCTTGGAGCGGTTTTATCAAACGACGTGGGTAGGTTACGACCCAGACCGGGATATTCCCCAGGATCTGGTGCAGGGCCTCAATAAAAAATGGATGGCTCACAATCGCTTTGTTCCCATCGGGGGAAACCGGAAACTTGCTGAAATTTTGATTGACGACCCCAGTGATGTCGAACGAATTTTGGAGATTGAGCGCCATCTTGGGGCACACAGCTACATATTCCGGGTCGGACTGGAAGAGGATATCGAACGTTACCTATCCAGTGGTCAGGTGCTGGATAGATCCTTCCTGGATGAGTTGCAAGAGCTGGAAAAATCGATTGCCAAGGAGGTGGCTTCGCTGGAATTTCCAAAGGAATCCCCTCTCGATCAGGCCAGTCAGGAATCTCTGGTATCACGCATCATCAACCAACTGATTATTTTGGCGAAAAAAAACCGGGGCTCAGACCTTCATCTGATACCTCAGGCCTCTCCCAAACCCATGTCGGTCAAATTAAGAGTGGACGGCGTCTGCCAGCATTTGACCACACTGCCAGCCATTTTGTTGTCACCGACCATTTCTCGAATAAAAGTATTGGCGAGCCTTGACATCACTGAACGCCGCACTCCTCAGGATGGAAAAATATTTGTAAAAATCAATGGAGTTACAGTGGAAATGCGCGTGGCCATTTTGCCAACCGTTCATGGTGAATCAGCAGTGTTGCGTTTTTCAACAGCGGCTCACCACATCGATATGGACATGCTGGATCTGACGCCGGATAATTTTTCTAGCCTTGAAAAACTCATCCGCACCCCTCATGGACTGATCCTTACCGCAGGTCCGACGGGGTCAGGAAAAACAACAACTCTCCACGCCCTGTTAAAACGCCTTAATTCACCTGACAAGGTCATTTGGACTGTCGAAGATCCAGTGGAAATCATCCAGGATGGCCTGCGCCAGGTTCAGACCAATTCAGCTACGGGTCTTGATTTTTCCAAGGTATTAAGATCCCTGCTGCGCGCTGACCCGGATGTGGTCATGGTGGGTGAAATGCGGGATCTGGAAACCGCCCAGATGGCGGTCAAAGCTTCGCTGACCGGCCATCTGGTACTCTCCACTCTGCACGCCAATTCAGCGGTGGAAAGTATCACCCGGCTGATGGATATGGGGCTGGACTCCAATATTTTGGCCGATTCTCTGCTGGGGATTATTTCACAGAGATTGGTACGCCTGTTATGCAGCAACTGCAAAACATCCATCCCACCAACACCTCTGGAATTCCGTTTCATGAACAAAAACGGCCTGAAGGAGGTTTTGACTTCCATGGGGCTGCCACAATCCAAGCCACCATTGATCTATAAGGCTTCCGGATGCAACCAATGCAACTTCAGTGGCTACAAAAAAAGAACCGCGTTATACGAACTGTTTGTCAACTCCAGCAGCCTGCGTCAAATGATCCGTCTCAAGGAGAGCAGTGGTTTGTTACGTCAAGCAGTTGCAAAGCAAGGACAGCGTACGATGCCTCAAGACGGCCTCATTAAAATGTTGCAGGGAAAAATTGATTTTCAGGAACTGACTCGCGTGGCCGTGATGGATTCCTGA